CGGTCAATAAATCTTGTAACTGCTCTTCTTTCTCTTCCTTATCCAACTTTTGCTTGATTTTCCCCAACATCTCCTCAATATCCTGACGAGAAAAGGGTTTGAGCAGGTAGTCATCTACACCTAGTTTGACAGCAGACAAGGCATAATCAAAATCATCGTAGCCTGTCAAAAAAACTAGATGGACCTGAGGATAGGTTTCTCGAACCAGACTGGCCAACTGGATGCCATTTAGCTGAGGCATGTTGATATCGGTTAGAATGATATCTGGCACCTGCTTTTGTATCAAGTCCCAAGCCTGTCTTCCATTTTCAGCTTGACCGATGATTTCCATATCGTAGGCTGCTACATTGACCAGCTTGGTCAAGCCTTGTCTTACCAGATATTCATCTTCTACGATTAAGATAGTGTAGGTCATGCTTCTCTCCTTTGTCACTTACTAGTATCAGTATAGCAAAATTCTCCTCTAACTGCTTAGGAAAGCCCTCTTAATCAACATAATCTAGTAAATAAGCGTAGCCTTTTTCTTCCATTTGGTCTTTGGGGATAAAGCGGATAGAGAGACTATTAATACAGTAGCGCAAGCCCCCCTTGTCCTGTGGGCCGTCCGTAAAAACATGGCCAAGGTGAGAATCTCCAACTCGGCTCCGCACTTCCATGCGTGTCATATTGTAAGACTTATCTTCCTTGTAAGTGGCAACATCTGGACTAATGGGTTGGGTGAAACTAGGCCAACCACAACCAGACTCGAACTTATCCTTTGATGAAAAGAGGGGTTCGCCAGTTGCTACATCCACATAGATACCGGGTTCAAATTTATCCCAGTAGCGGTTTGAAAAAGCTCGTTCTGTTTGATTTTTCTGAGTAACTGCATACTCCTCAGGTGACAGGGTCTTTTTCAATTCTTCATCACTTGGTTTTGGATATTTGCTGGCATCTATGACGGGATAGGCCGCCTGATTAACATTGATATGGCAGTAGCCATTTGGATTTTTCTTGAGATAGTCTTGGTGGTAATCCTCTGCCACTACGAAATTCTGCAAAGCCTCCTTTTCAACTGCTAGA
This portion of the Streptococcus mitis B6 genome encodes:
- a CDS encoding response regulator transcription factor; the encoded protein is MTYTILIVEDEYLVRQGLTKLVNVAAYDMEIIGQAENGRQAWDLIQKQVPDIILTDINMPQLNGIQLASLVRETYPQVHLVFLTGYDDFDYALSAVKLGVDDYLLKPFSRQDIEEMLGKIKQKLDKEEKEEQLQDLLTDKFEGNIAQKIQSHLADSQFSLKALASDLGFSPTYLSSLIKKELGLPFQDYLVRERVKQAKLLLLTTDLKIYEIAEKVGFEDMNYFTQRFKQIAGVTPRQFKKGEGR
- the msrB gene encoding peptide-methionine (R)-S-oxide reductase MsrB, with protein sequence MNDKVKLFVLTGIFFLAISGFYFLLMRNTGQADSSQIEKAAVSQGGKTVKKTEVSKDADLHEIYLAGGCFWGVEEYFSRVPGVTDAVSGYANGRGETTKYELINQTGHAETVHVTYDANQISLKEILLHYFRIINPTSKNKQGNDVGTQYRTGVYYTDDKDLEVINQVFDEVAKKYDQPLAVEKEALQNFVVAEDYHQDYLKKNPNGYCHINVNQAAYPVIDASKYPKPSDEELKKTLSPEEYAVTQKNQTERAFSNRYWDKFEPGIYVDVATGEPLFSSKDKFESGCGWPSFTQPISPDVATYKEDKSYNMTRMEVRSRVGDSHLGHVFTDGPQDKGGLRYCINSLSIRFIPKDQMEEKGYAYLLDYVD